The following coding sequences lie in one Lolium perenne isolate Kyuss_39 chromosome 2, Kyuss_2.0, whole genome shotgun sequence genomic window:
- the LOC127335565 gene encoding probable inositol transporter 2, which yields MEGGATVADKAEFKECLRLTWSQPFILRLVFSAGIGGLLFGYDTGVISGALLFIRDDFIALEKNTTLRETIVSMAVAGAIVGAGLGGWMNDKFGRRPSLIIADILFLAGAAIMAFAPNPAVIIVGRVFVGLGVGMASMTAPLYISEASPARIRGALVSTNGLLITGGQFMAYLINLAFTKVPGTWRWMLGIAGVPALLQLVLMLTLPESPRWLYRQGRKEETAAILRKIYPANEVEQEIESLRKSIDDEILLEGSIGEQGMLGKLKKAFGSKVVRRGLMAGIIVQVAQQFVGINTVMYYSPTIVQLAGFASNDTAMALSLITSGLNAIGSIVSMFFVDRAGRRRLMLLSLVGIVGWLAVLGGTFLGAAHNAPPVSELEMQPFANQMCPEYKPSVHWSCMDCLKAESTCGFCAHQGDTLLPGACLALSNETKGVCHADHREFYSEGCPNKFGWLALLALGAYIVSYSPGMGTVPWIVNSEIYPLRFRGVCGGIAAVANWVSNLIVTQTFLTLTKALGTSATFFLFCGVSFLALVVVFFTVPETKGLQFEEVEKMLGSKDYKPWKRYRPEAPLKGREIGLVIP from the exons ATGGAAGGGGGTGCAACTGTAGCCGATAAGGCTGAGTTCAAAGAGTGTTTACGCCTGACTTGGAGCCAGCCATTTATTCTTCGACTTGTTTTCTCTGCTGGCATCGGCGGTCTTCTCTTCGGATATGATACAG GTGTCATATCTGGAGCACTTCTGTTCATTCGAGATGACTTTATTGCGTTGGAGAAGAACACTACTCTACGA GAAACAATAGTGAGTATGGCTGTAGCTGGAGCTATTGTCGGAGCCGGACTTGGTGGTTGGATGAATGACAAGTTTGGGAGGAGGCCTTCCCTCATCATCGCCGATATCCTGTTCCTTGCAGGTGCCGCGATCATGGCCTTTGCCCCGAACCCAGCTGTTATTATCGTCGGTAGGGTCTTTGTTGGTCTTGGAGTTGGAATGGCTTCCATGACAGCGCCATTGTACATCTCTGAAGCCTCCCCGGCTAGGATAAGAGGTGCGCTGGTGAGCACAAATGGCCTTCTTATCACTGGAGGGCAGTTCATGGCATACCTTATTAATCTGGCCTTCACCAAG GTTCCGGGAACCTGGAGGTGGATGCTTGGCATTGCAGGAGTCCCTGCTCTTCTTCAGTTAGTACTAATGTTAACACTTCCAGAATCACCAAGATGGTTATACAGGCAG GGTAGGAAAGAGGAAACTGCAGCGATCCTCCGGAAGATTTACCCTGCCAATGAGGTGGAACAAGAGATCGAATCCCTGCGTAAATCAATTGACGACGAGATACTCCTGGAGGGGTCCATAGGCGAGCAGGGCATGCTTGGCAAGCTGAAGAAGGCATTTGGAAGCAAGGTTGTCCGTCGTGGTCTCATGGCCGGCATCATCGTCCAGGTCGCCCAGCAGTTCGTCGGCATCAACACCGTCATGTACTATAGCCCGACGATCGTCCAGCTGGCGGGCTTCGCCTCCAACGACACGGCCATGGCCCTCTCCCTCATCACCTCGGGGCTCAACGCCATCGGCTCGATCGTGAGCATGTTCTTCGTGGACAGGGCCGGCCGGCGGCGCCTGATGCTCCTCAGCCTGGTTGGCATCGTCGGGTGGCTCGCCGTGCTCGGCGGCACGTTCCTTGGGGCGGCGCACAATGCACCGCCCGTCAGCGAGCTGGAGATGCAGCCGTTCGCCAACCAGATGTGCCCGGAGTACAAGCCGAGCGTCCACTGGAGCTGCATGGACTGCCTCAAGGCCGAGTCGACGTGCGGGTTCTGTGCTCACCAAGGAGATACG CTTCTTCCCGGCGCGTGCCTGGCGCTGAGCAACGAGACGAAAGGGGTGTGCCACGCCGACCACCGCGAGTTCTACTCGGAGGGGTGCCCCAACAAGTTCGGGTGGCTGGCGCTGCTCGCGCTGGGCGCGTACATCGTCTCCTACTCGCCCGGCATGGGCACCGTGCCATGGATCGTCAACTCGGAGATCTACCCGCTGCGGTTCAGGGGCGTCTGCGGTGGCATCGCTGCCGTGGCGAACTGGGTGTCCAACCTCATTGTGACGCAGACGTTCCTGACCCTGACCAAGGCGCTGGGCACGTCGGCcaccttcttcctcttctgcGGCGTCTCGTTCCTGGCCCTCGTCGTGGTGTTCTTCACCGTGCCGGAGACCAAGGGCCTGCAGTTCGAGGAGGTGGAGAAGATGCTCGGTAGCAAGGACTACAAGCCTTGGAAGAGGTACCGCCCCGAGGCGCCGCTCAAGGGGCGCGAAATCGGCCTCGTTATACCGTAA
- the LOC127335566 gene encoding uncharacterized protein isoform X2 produces the protein MVDMNSDHIFEVPDTPDRIQQPTCPVSSSAATRGITAVNIFEVPDTPDRVQLSRYPVSSSAATRGITRMPGDPSPNRIMKFKIKNYSSNQGHSSRGSGTGELRAPLATGDLFKQAEVARLLPEAKQSPPKLDRATGKSVANGYGARTLSLGQSSSISNNMISGAGVSGNSCQIREGKFSHRDASRRNMDFLGVGSSLPTMPVGKPQNRTKSSTSSGLKEAVGTDDFSRSSSSGDKREAVNFKGTTGLSSLTPCDVPNKHVGQRKWVRNGFISPSNIVQRSLKADEKQEMCSTSGVLHWPDPRADVSHEGNIIDLTDSPTVTRKGNTATDRLISVNNMRTDASEKIRMTRAVGSLVPQGANQASSSHCSEGFNNKGKETIHDLMHTERSGEDNTMRVCPRAVVDSSAVNGDISGISSQQGWRRTHNHTSKLSRSLLDTMTTSCGIESGSSGPSNHGHETAVGDSNNSFSAATTTRSTSRTTKISKGKRKLTSSSYYPGDSSSSLHEHSGSCLASSDMTAGRNHTTVCHDTPVIDIDDLYSPEVRPHLRGNHHGTSIGPNISAQLEADEMLARQLQEQLYNETPRVAPREDIDAIMAMSLQHEEDAVRTSRPARRFQNDTRAARASRSSAAQRAIRARYETAISDMRNAAPITLGLRAMIPGYPGLRIQPNIDLNDYDALLALDENNHQHTGASESQINNLPQSVFQSASTEEPCAVCLENPSVGDTIRTLPCFHKFHKDCIDEWLRRKKLCPVCKCGITRS, from the exons ATGGTTGACATGAACTCTGATCACATTTTTGAGGTTCCTGACACTCCTGACCGAATACAGCAGCCAACATGCCCTGTATCTAGCTCAGCTGCTACGAGAGGTATTACAGCAGTCAACATTTTTGAGGTTCCTGACACTCCTGACCGAGTGCAGCTGTCAAGATACCCTGTATCGAGCTCAGCTGCTACGAGAGGCATTACAAGGATGCCTGGAGATCCTTCACCAAACCGCATAATGAAATTTAAGATCAAGAATTATTCCTCCAACCAGGGTCATTCAAGTAGAGGGAGCGGAACTGGTGAACTGCGTGCACCCTTAGCAACCGGGGATTTGTTTAAACAAGCTGAAGTGGCACGGTTGTTGCCAGAAGCAAAACAATCCCCACCAAAATTAGATAGGGCTACTGGAAAATCTGTTGCGAATGGCTATGGGGCTCGCACTCTTAGTTTGGGTCAGAGCAGCAGCATTTCAAACAACATGATATCGGGCGCTGGAGTAAGCGGCAATAGCTGCCAAATCAGAGAAGGGAAGTTTAGTCATCGAGATGCAAGCCGCCGGAACATGGACTTTCTTGGTGTGGGATCAAGTCTTCCTACTATGCCAGTGGGAAAACCACAGAACAGAACAAAAAGTAGCACCTCTAGTGGGCTGAAGGAAGCAGTAGGTACTGATGATTTTTCACGATCGAGTTCCAGTGGGGACAAAAGGGAAGCGGTCAATTTCAAGGGTACAACAGGGCTCTCAAGTCTTACACCATGTGATGTTCCTAATAAACATGTGGGACAAAGAAAGTGGGTGCGGAATGGTTTTATTTCTCCCTCTAACATAGTCCAAAGAAGTCTAAAAGCTGATGAAAAGCAGGAAATGTGCTCTACAAGTGGAGTCTTACACTGGCCAGATCCTCGGGCTGATGTTTCCCATGAAGGAAATATAATTGATCTTACTGATTCACCAACAGTAACAAGGAAAGGAAACACAGCAACTGATCGGTTGATCTCTGTAAACAATATGCGAACAGATGCGTCCGAAAAGATCAGAATGACCAGAGCTGTGGGGAGTCTAGTTCCACAGGGTGCAAATCAAGCAAGCAGCAGTCATTGTTCTGAAGGTTTTAACAACAAAGGCAAAGAAACTATCCATGATCTCATGCACACCGAACGGTCTGGAGAGGATAATACAATGAG GGTTTGTCCAAGAGCTGTAGTAGATTCTTCTGCTGTAAACGGCGATATTTCTGGCATAAGTTCTCAGCAAGGTTGGCGAAGAACACATAATCACACTAGTAAGTTATCCAGGTCATTATTGGATACGATGACCACTAGTTGTGGAATAGAATCTGGATCTTCTGGGCCATCTAATCATGGTCATGAAACTGCAGTAGGAGACAGCAATAACTCATTTAGTGCAGCAACAACTACACGGTCAACAAGTAGGACTACAAAGATCAGTAAAGGAAAGAGGAAACTCACCTCAAGTTCCTATTATCCTGGTGATAGCTCTAGTTCTCTTCATGAACATAGTGGTTCATGTCTTGCATCTTCAGACATGACAGCTGGCAGAAATCATACCACAGTTTGTCACGATACTCCTGTAATAGATATTGATGACCTATATTCCCCTGAAGTTAGACCTCATTTGAGGGGCAACCATCATGGAACCTCGATTGGTCCTAACATAAGTGCACAGTTGGAGGCTGATGAAATGTTGGCTCGGCAACTTCAGGAGCAGCTTTACAATGAAACACCACGTGTTGCTCCTAGAGAAGAT ATTGATGCAATCATGGCAATGTCACTTCAACATGAAGAAGATGCAGTGCGGACATCCAGACCCGCAAGGAGGTTTCAAAATGATACT AGAGCTGCAAGAGCATCCCGCTCGAGTGCTGCTCAGCGTGCGATCAGGGCTAGATATGAGACGGCAATTTCTGATATGCGGAATGCGGCTCCAATAACTTTGGGACTG AGGGCTATGATTCCCGGATATCCTGGATTGCGTATTCAACCTAATATTGATTT AAATGATTACGACGCGTTACTTGCATTAGATGAGAATAACCACCAGCACACTGGTGCTTCAGAAAGTCAGATCAATAACTTGCCACAGTCGGTATTTCAG TCAGCTAGCACTGAAGAGccttgcgcagtatgccttgagaaTCCCTCTGTCGGAGATACCATCCGCACTTTGCCATGCTTTCATAAGTTCCATAAAGAT TGCATCGACGAATGGCTGAGAAGGAAGAAACTCTGCCCAGTTTGCAAGTGCGGGATTACAAGAAGTTAG
- the LOC127335566 gene encoding uncharacterized protein isoform X1, with the protein MVDMNSDHIFEVPDTPDRIQQPTCPVSSSAATRGITAVNIFEVPDTPDRVQLSRYPVSSSAATRGITRMPGDPSPNRIMKFKIKNYSSNQGHSSRGSGTGELRAPLATGDLFKQAEVARLLPEAKQSPPKLDRATGKSVANGYGARTLSLGQSSSISNNMISGAGVSGNSCQIREGKFSHRDASRRNMDFLGVGSSLPTMPVGKPQNRTKSSTSSGLKEAVGTDDFSRSSSSGDKREAVNFKGTTGLSSLTPCDVPNKHVGQRKWVRNGFISPSNIVQRSLKADEKQEMCSTSGVLHWPDPRADVSHEGNIIDLTDSPTVTRKGNTATDRLISVNNMRTDASEKIRMTRAVGSLVPQGANQASSSHCSEGFNNKGKETIHDLMHTERSGEDNTMRVCPRAVVDSSAVNGDISGISSQQGWRRTHNHTSKLSRSLLDTMTTSCGIESGSSGPSNHGHETAVGDSNNSFSAATTTRSTSRTTKISKGKRKLTSSSYYPGDSSSSLHEHSGSCLASSDMTAGRNHTTVCHDTPVIDIDDLYSPEVRPHLRGNHHGTSIGPNISAQLEADEMLARQLQEQLYNETPRVAPREDIDAIVAMSLQHEEDAVRTSRHVRRFQNETPRVAPREDIDAIMAMSLQHEEDAVRTSRPARRFQNDTRAARASRSSAAQRAIRARYETAISDMRNAAPITLGLRAMIPGYPGLRIQPNIDLNDYDALLALDENNHQHTGASESQINNLPQSVFQSASTEEPCAVCLENPSVGDTIRTLPCFHKFHKDCIDEWLRRKKLCPVCKCGITRS; encoded by the exons ATGGTTGACATGAACTCTGATCACATTTTTGAGGTTCCTGACACTCCTGACCGAATACAGCAGCCAACATGCCCTGTATCTAGCTCAGCTGCTACGAGAGGTATTACAGCAGTCAACATTTTTGAGGTTCCTGACACTCCTGACCGAGTGCAGCTGTCAAGATACCCTGTATCGAGCTCAGCTGCTACGAGAGGCATTACAAGGATGCCTGGAGATCCTTCACCAAACCGCATAATGAAATTTAAGATCAAGAATTATTCCTCCAACCAGGGTCATTCAAGTAGAGGGAGCGGAACTGGTGAACTGCGTGCACCCTTAGCAACCGGGGATTTGTTTAAACAAGCTGAAGTGGCACGGTTGTTGCCAGAAGCAAAACAATCCCCACCAAAATTAGATAGGGCTACTGGAAAATCTGTTGCGAATGGCTATGGGGCTCGCACTCTTAGTTTGGGTCAGAGCAGCAGCATTTCAAACAACATGATATCGGGCGCTGGAGTAAGCGGCAATAGCTGCCAAATCAGAGAAGGGAAGTTTAGTCATCGAGATGCAAGCCGCCGGAACATGGACTTTCTTGGTGTGGGATCAAGTCTTCCTACTATGCCAGTGGGAAAACCACAGAACAGAACAAAAAGTAGCACCTCTAGTGGGCTGAAGGAAGCAGTAGGTACTGATGATTTTTCACGATCGAGTTCCAGTGGGGACAAAAGGGAAGCGGTCAATTTCAAGGGTACAACAGGGCTCTCAAGTCTTACACCATGTGATGTTCCTAATAAACATGTGGGACAAAGAAAGTGGGTGCGGAATGGTTTTATTTCTCCCTCTAACATAGTCCAAAGAAGTCTAAAAGCTGATGAAAAGCAGGAAATGTGCTCTACAAGTGGAGTCTTACACTGGCCAGATCCTCGGGCTGATGTTTCCCATGAAGGAAATATAATTGATCTTACTGATTCACCAACAGTAACAAGGAAAGGAAACACAGCAACTGATCGGTTGATCTCTGTAAACAATATGCGAACAGATGCGTCCGAAAAGATCAGAATGACCAGAGCTGTGGGGAGTCTAGTTCCACAGGGTGCAAATCAAGCAAGCAGCAGTCATTGTTCTGAAGGTTTTAACAACAAAGGCAAAGAAACTATCCATGATCTCATGCACACCGAACGGTCTGGAGAGGATAATACAATGAG GGTTTGTCCAAGAGCTGTAGTAGATTCTTCTGCTGTAAACGGCGATATTTCTGGCATAAGTTCTCAGCAAGGTTGGCGAAGAACACATAATCACACTAGTAAGTTATCCAGGTCATTATTGGATACGATGACCACTAGTTGTGGAATAGAATCTGGATCTTCTGGGCCATCTAATCATGGTCATGAAACTGCAGTAGGAGACAGCAATAACTCATTTAGTGCAGCAACAACTACACGGTCAACAAGTAGGACTACAAAGATCAGTAAAGGAAAGAGGAAACTCACCTCAAGTTCCTATTATCCTGGTGATAGCTCTAGTTCTCTTCATGAACATAGTGGTTCATGTCTTGCATCTTCAGACATGACAGCTGGCAGAAATCATACCACAGTTTGTCACGATACTCCTGTAATAGATATTGATGACCTATATTCCCCTGAAGTTAGACCTCATTTGAGGGGCAACCATCATGGAACCTCGATTGGTCCTAACATAAGTGCACAGTTGGAGGCTGATGAAATGTTGGCTCGGCAACTTCAGGAGCAGCTTTACAATGAAACACCACGTGTTGCTCCTAGAGAAGAT ATTGATGCAATCGTTGCAATGTCACTTCAACATGAAGAAGATGCAGTGCGGACATCCAGACACGTTAGGAGGTTTCAAAATGAAACACCACGTGTTGCTCCTAGAGAAGAT ATTGATGCAATCATGGCAATGTCACTTCAACATGAAGAAGATGCAGTGCGGACATCCAGACCCGCAAGGAGGTTTCAAAATGATACT AGAGCTGCAAGAGCATCCCGCTCGAGTGCTGCTCAGCGTGCGATCAGGGCTAGATATGAGACGGCAATTTCTGATATGCGGAATGCGGCTCCAATAACTTTGGGACTG AGGGCTATGATTCCCGGATATCCTGGATTGCGTATTCAACCTAATATTGATTT AAATGATTACGACGCGTTACTTGCATTAGATGAGAATAACCACCAGCACACTGGTGCTTCAGAAAGTCAGATCAATAACTTGCCACAGTCGGTATTTCAG TCAGCTAGCACTGAAGAGccttgcgcagtatgccttgagaaTCCCTCTGTCGGAGATACCATCCGCACTTTGCCATGCTTTCATAAGTTCCATAAAGAT TGCATCGACGAATGGCTGAGAAGGAAGAAACTCTGCCCAGTTTGCAAGTGCGGGATTACAAGAAGTTAG